Proteins encoded in a region of the Paramagnetospirillum magneticum AMB-1 genome:
- the thiD gene encoding bifunctional hydroxymethylpyrimidine kinase/phosphomethylpyrimidine kinase, which produces MRGRVLIVAGSDSGGGAGIQADIKAVTCLGGFAATAVTALTAQNTLGVSGIHEVPPDFVRAQMAAVLSDIGADCIKTGMLASAAIVETVALALEELAPAVPLVLDPVMVAKGGAALLADSAAGALVKRLVPRARLLTPNIPEAEVLLGRAIKGADGMEGAARDLLALGPKAVLLKGGHLEGDHLVDVLAEAGGGLRRFTGRRIASRSTHGTGCTLASAIAAGLAQGLGLVEAVERARAYLVRAIETAPGLGSGHGPLNHGHTVKEFQA; this is translated from the coding sequence ATGCGAGGAAGGGTTCTGATCGTCGCCGGTTCTGATTCGGGTGGCGGTGCCGGTATCCAGGCCGACATCAAGGCGGTGACCTGCCTGGGGGGCTTTGCCGCAACGGCGGTGACCGCCCTGACCGCCCAGAACACCCTGGGGGTGAGCGGCATCCACGAGGTGCCTCCCGATTTCGTGCGGGCGCAGATGGCGGCCGTCCTCAGCGACATCGGCGCCGACTGCATCAAGACCGGCATGCTGGCCTCGGCTGCCATCGTCGAAACGGTGGCCCTGGCGCTGGAGGAGCTGGCTCCCGCCGTGCCCCTGGTGCTTGATCCGGTGATGGTGGCCAAGGGCGGCGCCGCTTTGCTGGCCGACAGCGCCGCCGGAGCGCTGGTCAAGCGGTTGGTGCCGCGCGCCCGGCTGCTGACACCCAATATCCCCGAGGCCGAGGTGCTGTTGGGGCGCGCCATCAAGGGCGCCGACGGCATGGAGGGCGCGGCGCGGGACCTGCTGGCGTTGGGACCGAAGGCCGTGCTGCTCAAGGGCGGCCATCTGGAGGGTGACCATCTGGTGGATGTGCTGGCCGAGGCGGGGGGCGGCCTCCGCCGCTTCACCGGGCGGCGCATCGCCAGCCGTTCGACCCATGGCACCGGCTGTACCCTGGCGTCAGCCATTGCCGCCGGGCTGGCCCAGGGCTTGGGACTAGTCGAGGCGGTGGAGCGGGCCAGGGCCTATCTGGTCAGGGCCATCGAGACCGCCCCCGGCCTGGGAAGCGGCCACGGCCCCCTCAACCATGGGCACACGGTCAAGGAGTTTCAGGCATGA
- a CDS encoding ATP-binding protein, whose amino-acid sequence MGADDASIDTRVRAEQVRVLARNLPFTALTGTAIALLAALGAAPVAGEMVWWWAGAFVAVAALRLAMLRFYWTVADRDRRPDFWGPYMAFNLLLSGLMWLIFGLAAFDAHDAGHALFIAVILTGLTAASLASLSAYFPGQMAFALPTIAGFVIPVALSGERVMTILAVMAAVFLVVVTLSCRAAERVLVQSIRLRFENERLIGDLRRAGAEAEAANRAKSDFLAVMSHELRTPIASILGFVQLAGMAPTLARARAILPKVGRAGRHLLAIVDDILDISRIEAGKYALDLAPFSLDEMLGHVEDLTRPLAEEKGVELSLQHSDDAPALLVGDALRLGQILINLVGNAVKFTSRGAVHVTVRTMPIDEISLLLECEVADSGIGIPADRLEAIFEPFTQGDGSTTRRYGGTGLGLSVCRTLVEMMGGEITVESQPGRGSVFRFSALLGVAGAPQAQTEATESEPALSPDFKALAGRRVLLAEDNPQLAEIYSEFLGMNGIQVIRVENGAQVVPCALDPARRPDLILMDMEMPQMSGLDATRAIRAHLSRDELPIIGLTAHAFASARDLCFAAGMNDQLVKPVDFHLLTRAIIRTLGAPPADAHG is encoded by the coding sequence GTGGGCGCTGACGACGCCTCCATCGATACCAGGGTGCGGGCCGAACAGGTCCGCGTCCTGGCCCGCAACCTGCCCTTCACCGCCCTGACCGGCACCGCCATCGCCCTGTTGGCCGCCCTGGGCGCCGCCCCGGTGGCCGGCGAGATGGTCTGGTGGTGGGCGGGAGCCTTCGTGGCGGTGGCGGCGCTGCGGCTGGCCATGCTGCGGTTTTACTGGACTGTGGCCGACCGCGACCGGCGGCCGGATTTCTGGGGGCCTTACATGGCCTTCAACCTGCTGCTGTCGGGGCTGATGTGGCTGATCTTCGGGCTGGCCGCCTTCGACGCCCATGACGCCGGCCACGCCCTGTTCATCGCCGTCATCCTGACCGGCCTGACCGCCGCCTCCCTGGCCAGCCTGTCGGCCTATTTCCCCGGTCAGATGGCCTTCGCCCTGCCGACCATCGCCGGCTTCGTGATTCCCGTCGCCCTGTCGGGGGAACGAGTGATGACCATTCTGGCGGTGATGGCCGCCGTCTTCCTGGTGGTGGTGACCCTGTCGTGCCGGGCGGCGGAGCGGGTGCTGGTCCAGTCCATCCGCCTGCGCTTCGAGAACGAGCGGCTGATCGGCGACCTGCGCCGGGCCGGCGCCGAGGCCGAAGCCGCTAACCGCGCCAAGTCCGACTTCCTGGCGGTGATGAGCCACGAACTGCGCACCCCCATCGCCTCGATTCTCGGCTTCGTGCAACTGGCCGGCATGGCGCCCACCCTGGCCCGGGCCAGGGCGATCCTGCCCAAGGTCGGCCGGGCGGGGCGGCACCTTCTGGCCATCGTCGACGACATCCTGGACATCTCGCGCATCGAGGCGGGCAAGTACGCCCTGGACCTCGCCCCGTTTTCCCTGGACGAGATGCTGGGCCACGTCGAGGACCTGACCCGTCCCCTGGCCGAGGAAAAGGGCGTGGAACTGTCGCTGCAGCACAGTGACGACGCCCCGGCCCTTCTGGTGGGCGACGCGTTGCGGCTGGGGCAAATTCTCATCAACCTGGTGGGCAACGCCGTCAAGTTCACCAGCCGGGGCGCGGTTCACGTCACCGTGCGCACCATGCCCATCGACGAGATCAGCCTGCTGCTGGAATGCGAAGTGGCGGATTCGGGGATCGGCATTCCCGCCGACCGGCTGGAGGCCATCTTCGAGCCCTTCACCCAGGGCGACGGCAGCACCACCCGGCGCTATGGCGGCACCGGACTGGGGCTGTCGGTCTGCCGCACTCTGGTGGAGATGATGGGCGGCGAGATCACCGTGGAATCTCAGCCCGGCCGGGGCAGCGTGTTTCGCTTCTCCGCCCTGCTGGGCGTCGCCGGAGCCCCCCAGGCCCAGACGGAAGCGACCGAGTCCGAACCGGCCCTGTCCCCGGACTTCAAGGCCCTGGCCGGCCGTCGCGTGCTGCTGGCCGAGGACAATCCGCAACTGGCGGAGATCTATTCAGAATTCCTCGGCATGAACGGCATTCAGGTCATTCGGGTGGAAAATGGTGCCCAGGTGGTCCCTTGCGCTCTCGACCCGGCCCGGCGCCCCGACCTGATCCTCATGGACATGGAAATGCCCCAGATGAGCGGCCTGGACGCCACCCGGGCCATCCGCGCCCATCTCAGCCGTGACGAATTGCCCATCATCGGGCTGACCGCCCATGCCTTCGCCTCGGCCCGCGACCTGTGCTTCGCGGCGGGCATGAACGACCAGTTGGTCAAGCCGGTGGACTTTCACCTCCTGACCCGCGCCATCATCCGCACCCTGGGCGCCCCTCCCGCGGACGCCCACGGCTGA
- a CDS encoding PhzF family phenazine biosynthesis protein produces MSALPFWHVDAFVEDAPFSGNPAAVVVLPQWPDDAWMQAVAGQNALSETAFLVKEAEGWRVRWFTPRIEVDLCGHATLASAWVVLNHVEPGERVVFASRSGPLAVIRDGDRLVLDFPANPPRPAVFPEGLDRILGAPAREVLATRDHLLCVLDDADRVSALVPDMAGVVQLNRWGLIVTAPGGGGVDFVSRFFAPRKGVDEDPVTGSAHCVLAPFWARRLDKAMLTARQLSRRGGTLWLENRGERVLIGGRARPFVQGQLIL; encoded by the coding sequence ATGAGCGCGCTTCCCTTCTGGCACGTGGACGCCTTTGTCGAGGACGCGCCGTTCTCCGGAAATCCGGCGGCGGTGGTGGTGCTGCCCCAATGGCCCGACGACGCCTGGATGCAGGCGGTAGCGGGTCAGAACGCCCTGTCGGAAACCGCCTTCCTGGTCAAGGAGGCGGAGGGCTGGCGGGTGCGCTGGTTCACCCCCAGGATCGAGGTGGATCTGTGCGGCCACGCCACCCTGGCCTCGGCCTGGGTGGTGCTGAACCATGTGGAGCCGGGAGAGCGGGTCGTGTTCGCCTCCAGGAGCGGGCCGCTGGCCGTCATCCGCGACGGCGATCGCCTGGTACTGGATTTTCCCGCCAACCCGCCGCGTCCCGCCGTGTTTCCCGAGGGACTCGACCGTATCCTGGGGGCTCCGGCGCGTGAGGTACTGGCCACCCGTGACCATCTGCTGTGCGTGCTCGACGATGCCGACCGTGTGTCGGCGCTGGTGCCCGACATGGCCGGGGTGGTGCAGTTGAACCGATGGGGGCTGATCGTCACCGCGCCGGGCGGCGGCGGCGTGGATTTCGTCTCGCGCTTTTTCGCCCCGCGCAAAGGCGTGGACGAGGACCCGGTGACCGGCTCGGCTCATTGCGTGCTGGCGCCCTTCTGGGCCCGGCGCCTGGACAAGGCCATGCTGACGGCGCGGCAGCTGTCTCGGCGCGGCGGCACGCTGTGGCTGGAGAACCGGGGAGAGCGGGTGCTGATCGGCGGCCGCGCGCGGCCGTTCGTTCAGGGCCAATTGATACTCTGA
- the glmM gene encoding phosphoglucosamine mutase — protein sequence MTRKLFGTDGIRGTANTDPMTAEMAMKLGMAAGRHFTRGDHRHVVVIGKDTRLSGYLLEPALTAGFISVGMDVVLLGPLPTPAVALLTRSMRADLGVMISASHNPYEDNGIKLFGPDGFKLSDEDELTIEASMSNGLESCRVGSDHLGRAKRLDDAAGRYIEYAKYTFPRGLRLDGLKIVVDCANGAAYKVAPTVLWELGAEVIPVAVNPDGFNINKNCGSLHTETMREQVVAHGAHLGIALDGDADRVVLCDELGHMIDGDQLMALIGDLWHRSGQLKGGGIVATVMSNLGLERFLDQRGLKTIRTAVGDRYVLEHMRRDGFNVGGEQSGHIILSDHSTTGDGLVAGLQVLAALVQSGKPASEMLRLFTPLPQVLKNVRVAKGSVAEVLAAPAVEAAIRDAEAKLAGQGRLLIRKSGTEPLIRVMAEGEDEGLVEASVDAIVETIRRAAG from the coding sequence ATGACGCGCAAGCTGTTCGGCACCGACGGGATCAGGGGCACCGCCAACACCGACCCCATGACGGCCGAGATGGCCATGAAACTGGGCATGGCGGCGGGAAGGCACTTCACCCGCGGCGATCATCGCCACGTGGTGGTGATCGGCAAGGACACCCGTCTGTCGGGCTATCTGCTGGAGCCGGCTCTGACCGCGGGTTTCATCTCGGTGGGCATGGACGTGGTGCTGCTGGGCCCGTTGCCCACGCCGGCGGTGGCCTTGCTGACGCGGTCCATGCGCGCCGATCTCGGCGTGATGATCTCGGCGTCGCACAATCCCTATGAGGATAACGGCATCAAGCTGTTCGGCCCCGATGGCTTCAAGCTCTCCGACGAGGACGAGCTGACCATCGAGGCCTCCATGTCCAACGGACTGGAATCCTGCCGGGTGGGCTCGGACCATCTGGGCCGCGCCAAGCGCCTGGACGATGCGGCCGGGCGCTATATCGAATACGCCAAGTACACCTTCCCGCGCGGCCTGCGCCTGGACGGCCTGAAGATCGTGGTCGATTGCGCCAACGGCGCCGCCTACAAGGTGGCCCCCACCGTGCTGTGGGAACTAGGCGCCGAGGTGATTCCCGTGGCGGTGAATCCCGACGGCTTCAACATCAACAAGAATTGCGGTTCGCTGCACACCGAGACCATGCGCGAGCAGGTGGTGGCCCATGGCGCCCATCTGGGCATCGCGCTCGACGGCGACGCCGACCGGGTGGTGCTGTGCGACGAACTGGGCCACATGATCGACGGCGACCAGTTGATGGCGCTGATCGGCGATCTGTGGCACCGCTCGGGTCAGCTGAAGGGCGGCGGCATCGTCGCCACGGTGATGTCCAATTTGGGGCTGGAGCGCTTTCTGGACCAGCGGGGCCTGAAGACCATCCGCACGGCGGTGGGCGACCGCTATGTGCTGGAGCACATGCGCCGCGACGGCTTCAACGTGGGTGGCGAGCAGTCGGGCCATATCATCCTGTCGGACCATTCCACCACCGGCGACGGTTTGGTGGCGGGGTTGCAGGTGCTGGCCGCGCTGGTGCAGTCGGGCAAGCCGGCCAGCGAGATGCTGCGCCTGTTCACGCCGCTGCCCCAGGTGCTGAAGAATGTACGGGTGGCCAAGGGCTCGGTGGCCGAGGTGCTGGCCGCGCCCGCCGTCGAGGCCGCCATCCGCGATGCCGAAGCCAAGCTGGCCGGGCAGGGCCGTCTGCTGATCCGCAAGTCGGGGACCGAGCCGCTGATCCGGGTGATGGCCGAAGGCGAGGACGAGGGCCTGGTCGAGGCCTCGGTCGATGCCATCGTCGAGACCATCCGCCGGGCGGCGGGCTGA